One genomic segment of Panicum virgatum strain AP13 chromosome 2N, P.virgatum_v5, whole genome shotgun sequence includes these proteins:
- the LOC120661277 gene encoding uncharacterized protein LOC120661277 isoform X7 → MACGSMAAMAGARAAPRRWQRPGPRHGCCARGWRRPFSSSAPSPAARHGGSPRGPPRDFGRAGPPRPQPREAVFLPSAPPRPSPSSRWRRAPWRTATASAACHGGPPRAPPAGSARGHHGRARGGVQRRWYPAPAVPTTCSTPHPRTPASRAASAAGIHGQERFELSYLGRGGSKGWTGSRRFDVRRASRRLSVSDCLSEYLRIQIAPRLCSLGQSVQVLGQRHGAAVADERRPQPPPLHFVGSSNLHAVAEESILLHQTPSEVGSETLQYERETLQHEEGNGAASEAHRQHGHGKVKYLGEEGESTPAAGVTFICSPWEMLRMLE, encoded by the exons ATGGCTTGCGGATCCatggcggcaatggcgggtgcccgcgcggcgccacggcggtggcagcggccgGGTCCGCGCCATGGCTGCTGCGCgcggggctggcggcggccgtTCTCCTCCTCTGCCCCCTCACCTGCCGCACGCCATGGCGGGTCTCCTCGAGGTCCACCGCGCGACTTCGGCCGGGCCGGACCTCCTCGACCTCAGCCACGCGAGGCTGTCTTTCTTCCCAGCGCACCCCCTcgtccctctccctcctccagatggcgccgcgcgccatggcggACCGCGACGGCCTCCGCAGCATGCCATGGCGGGccacctcgagctccgccggccggaTCCGCACGAGGTCACCATGGCAGAGCTCGTGGTGGCGTCCAGCGGCGGTGGTACCCCGCACCTGCAGTACCCACTACCTGCAGTACCCCGCACCCCAGAACGCCGGCCAGCCGGGCGGCCAGTGCCGCCGGCATCCATGGCCAGGAGCGCTTCGAGCTCTCCTATTTAGGCAGAGGCGGCTCCAAAGGGTGGACCGGGTCTCGGCGCTTCGACGTCCGCCGCGCGTCTCGACGTCTCTCCGTCTCGGACTGTCTCTCGGAGTATCTCCGAATCCAAATCGCTCCGCGTCTCTGCTCCCTCGGTCAGTCCGTGCAGGTTTTGGGGCAGCGGCATGGCGCCGCGGTGGCCGACGAGCGGCGGCCGCAG CCCCCACCCCTGCATTTCGTTGGAAGCAGCAACTTGCATGCAGTTGCTGAGGAATCGATCCTGCTGCATCAAACCCCCAGCGAG GTTGGAAGCGAAACATTGCAATATGAAAGAGAAACATTGCAACATGAGGAAG GCAATGGTGCTGCTTCTGAAGCTCATCGTCAACATGGTCATGGGAAG GTCAAGTACCTCGGAGAAGAAGGTGAAAGCACCCCTGCTGCTGGTGTTACATTTATTTGCTCACCCTGGGAGATGCTG AGAATGCTGGAGTGA
- the LOC120661277 gene encoding uncharacterized protein LOC120661277 isoform X10, which yields MVPRWRQPTWEGKDYIATAGLNLFRVQVSRAKKRWPLNESGEELCLLLPKSSGGCCLGIAKVGSETLQYERETLQHEEGNGAASEAHRQHGHGKIEDLCLAAYGDLIFVSVSDRFYNAGWVPVLCWVKYLGEEGESTPAAGVTFICSPWEMLRMLE from the exons GTGCCGCGATGGCGTCAGCCGACCTGGGAGGGTAAGGATTACATAGCAACAGCCGGATTGAACCTTTTTAGG GTCCAGGTGAGCAGGGCAAAGAAAAGATGGCCGCTTAATGAATCAG GAGAAGAGTTATGCCTGCTGTTGCCTAAATCTTCGGGTGGCTGCTGCCTTGGCATTGCAAAG GTTGGAAGCGAAACATTGCAATATGAAAGAGAAACATTGCAACATGAGGAAG GCAATGGTGCTGCTTCTGAAGCTCATCGTCAACATGGTCATGGGAAG ATAGAAGATCTCTGCCTAGCTGCATATGGGGATTTGATTTTTGTTTCAGTATCAGATCGCTTCTATAATGCTGGATGGGTGCCAGTATTATGCTGG GTCAAGTACCTCGGAGAAGAAGGTGAAAGCACCCCTGCTGCTGGTGTTACATTTATTTGCTCACCCTGGGAGATGCTG AGAATGCTGGAGTGA
- the LOC120661277 gene encoding uncharacterized protein LOC120661277 isoform X2, which translates to MACGSMAAMAGARAAPRRWQRPGPRHGCCARGWRRPFSSSAPSPAARHGGSPRGPPRDFGRAGPPRPQPREAVFLPSAPPRPSPSSRWRRAPWRTATASAACHGGPPRAPPAGSARGHHGRARGGVQRRWYPAPAVPTTCSTPHPRTPASRAASAAGIHGQERFELSYLGRGGSKGWTGSRRFDVRRASRRLSVSDCLSEYLRIQIAPRLCSLGQSVQVLGQRHGAAVADERRPQPPPLHFVGSSNLHAVAEESILLHQTPSEVGSETLQYERETLQHEEGNGAASEAHRQHGHGKIEDLCLAAYGDLIFVSVSDRFYNAGWVPVLCWVKYLGEEGESTPAAGVTFICSPWEMLRMLE; encoded by the exons ATGGCTTGCGGATCCatggcggcaatggcgggtgcccgcgcggcgccacggcggtggcagcggccgGGTCCGCGCCATGGCTGCTGCGCgcggggctggcggcggccgtTCTCCTCCTCTGCCCCCTCACCTGCCGCACGCCATGGCGGGTCTCCTCGAGGTCCACCGCGCGACTTCGGCCGGGCCGGACCTCCTCGACCTCAGCCACGCGAGGCTGTCTTTCTTCCCAGCGCACCCCCTcgtccctctccctcctccagatggcgccgcgcgccatggcggACCGCGACGGCCTCCGCAGCATGCCATGGCGGGccacctcgagctccgccggccggaTCCGCACGAGGTCACCATGGCAGAGCTCGTGGTGGCGTCCAGCGGCGGTGGTACCCCGCACCTGCAGTACCCACTACCTGCAGTACCCCGCACCCCAGAACGCCGGCCAGCCGGGCGGCCAGTGCCGCCGGCATCCATGGCCAGGAGCGCTTCGAGCTCTCCTATTTAGGCAGAGGCGGCTCCAAAGGGTGGACCGGGTCTCGGCGCTTCGACGTCCGCCGCGCGTCTCGACGTCTCTCCGTCTCGGACTGTCTCTCGGAGTATCTCCGAATCCAAATCGCTCCGCGTCTCTGCTCCCTCGGTCAGTCCGTGCAGGTTTTGGGGCAGCGGCATGGCGCCGCGGTGGCCGACGAGCGGCGGCCGCAG CCCCCACCCCTGCATTTCGTTGGAAGCAGCAACTTGCATGCAGTTGCTGAGGAATCGATCCTGCTGCATCAAACCCCCAGCGAG GTTGGAAGCGAAACATTGCAATATGAAAGAGAAACATTGCAACATGAGGAAG GCAATGGTGCTGCTTCTGAAGCTCATCGTCAACATGGTCATGGGAAG ATAGAAGATCTCTGCCTAGCTGCATATGGGGATTTGATTTTTGTTTCAGTATCAGATCGCTTCTATAATGCTGGATGGGTGCCAGTATTATGCTGG GTCAAGTACCTCGGAGAAGAAGGTGAAAGCACCCCTGCTGCTGGTGTTACATTTATTTGCTCACCCTGGGAGATGCTG AGAATGCTGGAGTGA
- the LOC120661277 gene encoding uncharacterized protein LOC120661277 isoform X9, translated as MAPRWPTSGGRRYCRFVRAWKFGSCRQYRSPLPSHMAIQPPPLHFVGSSNLHAVAEESILLHQTPSEVGSETLQYERETLQHEEGNGAASEAHRQHGHGKIEDLCLAAYGDLIFVSVSDRFYNAGWVPVLCWVKYLGEEGESTPAAGVTFICSPWEMLRMLE; from the exons ATGGCGCCGCGGTGGCCGACGAGCGGCGGCCGCAGGTACTGCCGATTCGTCCGCGCTTGGAAATTTGGGAGCTGCCGCCAGTACCGATCTCCTCTGCCCTCCCATATGGCCATACAGCCCCCACCCCTGCATTTCGTTGGAAGCAGCAACTTGCATGCAGTTGCTGAGGAATCGATCCTGCTGCATCAAACCCCCAGCGAG GTTGGAAGCGAAACATTGCAATATGAAAGAGAAACATTGCAACATGAGGAAG GCAATGGTGCTGCTTCTGAAGCTCATCGTCAACATGGTCATGGGAAG ATAGAAGATCTCTGCCTAGCTGCATATGGGGATTTGATTTTTGTTTCAGTATCAGATCGCTTCTATAATGCTGGATGGGTGCCAGTATTATGCTGG GTCAAGTACCTCGGAGAAGAAGGTGAAAGCACCCCTGCTGCTGGTGTTACATTTATTTGCTCACCCTGGGAGATGCTG AGAATGCTGGAGTGA
- the LOC120661277 gene encoding uncharacterized protein LOC120661277 isoform X1, which produces MAGAAETASMVREGTSTAPSIACGSALHGLRIHGGNGGCPRGATAVAAAGSAPWLLRAGLAAAVLLLCPLTCRTPWRVSSRSTARLRPGRTSSTSATRGCLSSQRTPSSLSLLQMAPRAMADRDGLRSMPWRATSSSAGRIRTRSPWQSSWWRPAAVVPRTCSTHYLQYPAPQNAGQPGGQCRRHPWPGALRALLFRQRRLQRVDRVSALRRPPRVSTSLRLGLSLGVSPNPNRSASLLPRSVRAGFGAAAWRRGGRRAAAAGTADSSALGNLGAAASTDLLCPPIWPYSPHPCISLEAATCMQLLRNRSCCIKPPARLEAKHCNMKEKHCNMRKAMVLLLKLIVNMVMGRSSTSEKKVKAPLLLVLHLFAHPGRC; this is translated from the exons atggccggcgcggcggagacGGCGTCCATGGTTCGAGAGGGCACGTCGACGGCGCCCTCCATTGCTTGCGGATCTGCCCTCCATGGCTTGCGGATCCatggcggcaatggcgggtgcccgcgcggcgccacggcggtggcagcggccgGGTCCGCGCCATGGCTGCTGCGCgcggggctggcggcggccgtTCTCCTCCTCTGCCCCCTCACCTGCCGCACGCCATGGCGGGTCTCCTCGAGGTCCACCGCGCGACTTCGGCCGGGCCGGACCTCCTCGACCTCAGCCACGCGAGGCTGTCTTTCTTCCCAGCGCACCCCCTcgtccctctccctcctccagatggcgccgcgcgccatggcggACCGCGACGGCCTCCGCAGCATGCCATGGCGGGccacctcgagctccgccggccggaTCCGCACGAGGTCACCATGGCAGAGCTCGTGGTGGCGTCCAGCGGCGGTGGTACCCCGCACCTGCAGTACCCACTACCTGCAGTACCCCGCACCCCAGAACGCCGGCCAGCCGGGCGGCCAGTGCCGCCGGCATCCATGGCCAGGAGCGCTTCGAGCTCTCCTATTTAGGCAGAGGCGGCTCCAAAGGGTGGACCGGGTCTCGGCGCTTCGACGTCCGCCGCGCGTCTCGACGTCTCTCCGTCTCGGACTGTCTCTCGGAGTATCTCCGAATCCAAATCGCTCCGCGTCTCTGCTCCCTCGGTCAGTCCGTGCAGGTTTTGGGGCAGCGGCATGGCGCCGCGGTGGCCGACGAGCGGCGGCCGCAGGTACTGCCGATTCGTCCGCGCTTGGAAATTTGGGAGCTGCCGCCAGTACCGATCTCCTCTGCCCTCCCATATGGCCATACAGCCCCCACCCCTGCATTTCGTTGGAAGCAGCAACTTGCATGCAGTTGCTGAGGAATCGATCCTGCTGCATCAAACCCCCAGCGAG GTTGGAAGCGAAACATTGCAATATGAAAGAGAAACATTGCAACATGAGGAAG GCAATGGTGCTGCTTCTGAAGCTCATCGTCAACATGGTCATGGGAAG GTCAAGTACCTCGGAGAAGAAGGTGAAAGCACCCCTGCTGCTGGTGTTACATTTATTTGCTCACCCTGGGAGATGCTG A
- the LOC120661277 gene encoding uncharacterized protein LOC120661277 isoform X3 produces MACGSMAAMAGARAAPRRWQRPGPRHGCCARGWRRPFSSSAPSPAARHGGSPRGPPRDFGRAGPPRPQPREAVFLPSAPPRPSPSSRWRRAPWRTATASAACHGGPPRAPPAGSARGHHGRARGGVQRRWYPAPAVPTTCSTPHPRTPASRAASAAGIHGQERFELSYLGRGGSKGWTGSRRFDVRRASRRLSVSDCLSEYLRIQIAPRLCSLGQSVQVLGQRHGAAVADERRPQPPPLHFVGSSNLHAVAEESILLHQTPSEVGSETLQYERETLQHEEGNGAASEAHRQHGHGKIEDLCLAAYGDLIFVSVSDRFYNAGWVPVLCWVESSTSEKKVKAPLLLVLHLFAHPGRC; encoded by the exons ATGGCTTGCGGATCCatggcggcaatggcgggtgcccgcgcggcgccacggcggtggcagcggccgGGTCCGCGCCATGGCTGCTGCGCgcggggctggcggcggccgtTCTCCTCCTCTGCCCCCTCACCTGCCGCACGCCATGGCGGGTCTCCTCGAGGTCCACCGCGCGACTTCGGCCGGGCCGGACCTCCTCGACCTCAGCCACGCGAGGCTGTCTTTCTTCCCAGCGCACCCCCTcgtccctctccctcctccagatggcgccgcgcgccatggcggACCGCGACGGCCTCCGCAGCATGCCATGGCGGGccacctcgagctccgccggccggaTCCGCACGAGGTCACCATGGCAGAGCTCGTGGTGGCGTCCAGCGGCGGTGGTACCCCGCACCTGCAGTACCCACTACCTGCAGTACCCCGCACCCCAGAACGCCGGCCAGCCGGGCGGCCAGTGCCGCCGGCATCCATGGCCAGGAGCGCTTCGAGCTCTCCTATTTAGGCAGAGGCGGCTCCAAAGGGTGGACCGGGTCTCGGCGCTTCGACGTCCGCCGCGCGTCTCGACGTCTCTCCGTCTCGGACTGTCTCTCGGAGTATCTCCGAATCCAAATCGCTCCGCGTCTCTGCTCCCTCGGTCAGTCCGTGCAGGTTTTGGGGCAGCGGCATGGCGCCGCGGTGGCCGACGAGCGGCGGCCGCAG CCCCCACCCCTGCATTTCGTTGGAAGCAGCAACTTGCATGCAGTTGCTGAGGAATCGATCCTGCTGCATCAAACCCCCAGCGAG GTTGGAAGCGAAACATTGCAATATGAAAGAGAAACATTGCAACATGAGGAAG GCAATGGTGCTGCTTCTGAAGCTCATCGTCAACATGGTCATGGGAAG ATAGAAGATCTCTGCCTAGCTGCATATGGGGATTTGATTTTTGTTTCAGTATCAGATCGCTTCTATAATGCTGGATGGGTGCCAGTATTATGCTGGGTTGA GTCAAGTACCTCGGAGAAGAAGGTGAAAGCACCCCTGCTGCTGGTGTTACATTTATTTGCTCACCCTGGGAGATGCTG A
- the LOC120661277 gene encoding uncharacterized protein LOC120661277 isoform X8: MACGSMAAMAGARAAPRRWQRPGPRHGCCARGWRRPFSSSAPSPAARHGGSPRGPPRDFGRAGPPRPQPREAVFLPSAPPRPSPSSRWRRAPWRTATASAACHGGPPRAPPAGSARGHHGRARGGVQRRWYPAPAVPTTCSTPHPRTPASRAASAAGIHGQERFELSYLGRGGSKGWTGSRRFDVRRASRRLSVSDCLSEYLRIQIAPRLCSLGQSVQVLGQRHGAAVADERRPQPPPLHFVGSSNLHAVAEESILLHQTPSEVGSETLQYERETLQHEEGNGAASEAHRQHGHGKGMKTFIR, translated from the exons ATGGCTTGCGGATCCatggcggcaatggcgggtgcccgcgcggcgccacggcggtggcagcggccgGGTCCGCGCCATGGCTGCTGCGCgcggggctggcggcggccgtTCTCCTCCTCTGCCCCCTCACCTGCCGCACGCCATGGCGGGTCTCCTCGAGGTCCACCGCGCGACTTCGGCCGGGCCGGACCTCCTCGACCTCAGCCACGCGAGGCTGTCTTTCTTCCCAGCGCACCCCCTcgtccctctccctcctccagatggcgccgcgcgccatggcggACCGCGACGGCCTCCGCAGCATGCCATGGCGGGccacctcgagctccgccggccggaTCCGCACGAGGTCACCATGGCAGAGCTCGTGGTGGCGTCCAGCGGCGGTGGTACCCCGCACCTGCAGTACCCACTACCTGCAGTACCCCGCACCCCAGAACGCCGGCCAGCCGGGCGGCCAGTGCCGCCGGCATCCATGGCCAGGAGCGCTTCGAGCTCTCCTATTTAGGCAGAGGCGGCTCCAAAGGGTGGACCGGGTCTCGGCGCTTCGACGTCCGCCGCGCGTCTCGACGTCTCTCCGTCTCGGACTGTCTCTCGGAGTATCTCCGAATCCAAATCGCTCCGCGTCTCTGCTCCCTCGGTCAGTCCGTGCAGGTTTTGGGGCAGCGGCATGGCGCCGCGGTGGCCGACGAGCGGCGGCCGCAG CCCCCACCCCTGCATTTCGTTGGAAGCAGCAACTTGCATGCAGTTGCTGAGGAATCGATCCTGCTGCATCAAACCCCCAGCGAG GTTGGAAGCGAAACATTGCAATATGAAAGAGAAACATTGCAACATGAGGAAG GCAATGGTGCTGCTTCTGAAGCTCATCGTCAACATGGTCATGGGAAG GGCATGAAAACCTTTATCAGATAG
- the LOC120661277 gene encoding uncharacterized protein LOC120661277 isoform X4, with translation MAGAAETASMVREGTSTAPSIACGSALHGLRIHGGNGGCPRGATAVAAAGSAPWLLRAGLAAAVLLLCPLTCRTPWRVSSRSTARLRPGRTSSTSATRGCLSSQRTPSSLSLLQMAPRAMADRDGLRSMPWRATSSSAGRIRTRSPWQSSWWRPAAVVPRTCSTHYLQYPAPQNAGQPGGQCRRHPWPGALRALLFRQRRLQRVDRVSALRRPPRVSTSLRLGLSLGVSPNPNRSASLLPRSVRAGFGAAAWRRGGRRAAAAGTADSSALGNLGAAASTDLLCPPIWPYSPHPCISLEAATCMQLLRNRSCCIKPPARLEAKHCNMKEKHCNMRKAMVLLLKLIVNMVMGRA, from the exons atggccggcgcggcggagacGGCGTCCATGGTTCGAGAGGGCACGTCGACGGCGCCCTCCATTGCTTGCGGATCTGCCCTCCATGGCTTGCGGATCCatggcggcaatggcgggtgcccgcgcggcgccacggcggtggcagcggccgGGTCCGCGCCATGGCTGCTGCGCgcggggctggcggcggccgtTCTCCTCCTCTGCCCCCTCACCTGCCGCACGCCATGGCGGGTCTCCTCGAGGTCCACCGCGCGACTTCGGCCGGGCCGGACCTCCTCGACCTCAGCCACGCGAGGCTGTCTTTCTTCCCAGCGCACCCCCTcgtccctctccctcctccagatggcgccgcgcgccatggcggACCGCGACGGCCTCCGCAGCATGCCATGGCGGGccacctcgagctccgccggccggaTCCGCACGAGGTCACCATGGCAGAGCTCGTGGTGGCGTCCAGCGGCGGTGGTACCCCGCACCTGCAGTACCCACTACCTGCAGTACCCCGCACCCCAGAACGCCGGCCAGCCGGGCGGCCAGTGCCGCCGGCATCCATGGCCAGGAGCGCTTCGAGCTCTCCTATTTAGGCAGAGGCGGCTCCAAAGGGTGGACCGGGTCTCGGCGCTTCGACGTCCGCCGCGCGTCTCGACGTCTCTCCGTCTCGGACTGTCTCTCGGAGTATCTCCGAATCCAAATCGCTCCGCGTCTCTGCTCCCTCGGTCAGTCCGTGCAGGTTTTGGGGCAGCGGCATGGCGCCGCGGTGGCCGACGAGCGGCGGCCGCAGGTACTGCCGATTCGTCCGCGCTTGGAAATTTGGGAGCTGCCGCCAGTACCGATCTCCTCTGCCCTCCCATATGGCCATACAGCCCCCACCCCTGCATTTCGTTGGAAGCAGCAACTTGCATGCAGTTGCTGAGGAATCGATCCTGCTGCATCAAACCCCCAGCGAG GTTGGAAGCGAAACATTGCAATATGAAAGAGAAACATTGCAACATGAGGAAG GCAATGGTGCTGCTTCTGAAGCTCATCGTCAACATGGTCATGGGAAG GGCATGA
- the LOC120661277 gene encoding uncharacterized protein LOC120661277 isoform X6, which translates to MAGAAETASMVREGTSTAPSIACGSALHGLRIHGGNGGCPRGATAVAAAGSAPWLLRAGLAAAVLLLCPLTCRTPWRVSSRSTARLRPGRTSSTSATRGCLSSQRTPSSLSLLQMAPRAMADRDGLRSMPWRATSSSAGRIRTRSPWQSSWWRPAAVVPRTCSTHYLQYPAPQNAGQPGGQCRRHPWPGALRALLFRQRRLQRVDRVSALRRPPRVSTSLRLGLSLGVSPNPNRSASLLPRSVRAGFGAAAWRRGGRRAAAAGTADSSALGNLGAAASTDLLCPPIWPYSPHPCISLEAATCMQLLRNRSCCIKPPARLEAKHCNMKEKHCNMRKILSRRCRQWCCF; encoded by the exons atggccggcgcggcggagacGGCGTCCATGGTTCGAGAGGGCACGTCGACGGCGCCCTCCATTGCTTGCGGATCTGCCCTCCATGGCTTGCGGATCCatggcggcaatggcgggtgcccgcgcggcgccacggcggtggcagcggccgGGTCCGCGCCATGGCTGCTGCGCgcggggctggcggcggccgtTCTCCTCCTCTGCCCCCTCACCTGCCGCACGCCATGGCGGGTCTCCTCGAGGTCCACCGCGCGACTTCGGCCGGGCCGGACCTCCTCGACCTCAGCCACGCGAGGCTGTCTTTCTTCCCAGCGCACCCCCTcgtccctctccctcctccagatggcgccgcgcgccatggcggACCGCGACGGCCTCCGCAGCATGCCATGGCGGGccacctcgagctccgccggccggaTCCGCACGAGGTCACCATGGCAGAGCTCGTGGTGGCGTCCAGCGGCGGTGGTACCCCGCACCTGCAGTACCCACTACCTGCAGTACCCCGCACCCCAGAACGCCGGCCAGCCGGGCGGCCAGTGCCGCCGGCATCCATGGCCAGGAGCGCTTCGAGCTCTCCTATTTAGGCAGAGGCGGCTCCAAAGGGTGGACCGGGTCTCGGCGCTTCGACGTCCGCCGCGCGTCTCGACGTCTCTCCGTCTCGGACTGTCTCTCGGAGTATCTCCGAATCCAAATCGCTCCGCGTCTCTGCTCCCTCGGTCAGTCCGTGCAGGTTTTGGGGCAGCGGCATGGCGCCGCGGTGGCCGACGAGCGGCGGCCGCAGGTACTGCCGATTCGTCCGCGCTTGGAAATTTGGGAGCTGCCGCCAGTACCGATCTCCTCTGCCCTCCCATATGGCCATACAGCCCCCACCCCTGCATTTCGTTGGAAGCAGCAACTTGCATGCAGTTGCTGAGGAATCGATCCTGCTGCATCAAACCCCCAGCGAG GTTGGAAGCGAAACATTGCAATATGAAAGAGAAACATTGCAACATGAGGAAG ATTTTATCTCGGAGATGTAGGCAATGGTGCTGCTTCTGA
- the LOC120661277 gene encoding uncharacterized protein LOC120661277 isoform X5, which produces MAGAAETASMVREGTSTAPSIACGSALHGLRIHGGNGGCPRGATAVAAAGSAPWLLRAGLAAAVLLLCPLTCRTPWRVSSRSTARLRPGRTSSTSATRGCLSSQRTPSSLSLLQMAPRAMADRDGLRSMPWRATSSSAGRIRTRSPWQSSWWRPAAVVPRTCSTHYLQYPAPQNAGQPGGQCRRHPWPGALRALLFRQRRLQRVDRVSALRRPPRVSTSLRLGLSLGVSPNPNRSASLLPRSVRAGFGAAAWRRGGRRAAAAGTADSSALGNLGAAASTDLLCPPIWPYSPHPCISLEAATCMQLLRNRSCCIKPPARSEPFLLPSKVAIPVAKNESTELTSPSSRRLA; this is translated from the exons atggccggcgcggcggagacGGCGTCCATGGTTCGAGAGGGCACGTCGACGGCGCCCTCCATTGCTTGCGGATCTGCCCTCCATGGCTTGCGGATCCatggcggcaatggcgggtgcccgcgcggcgccacggcggtggcagcggccgGGTCCGCGCCATGGCTGCTGCGCgcggggctggcggcggccgtTCTCCTCCTCTGCCCCCTCACCTGCCGCACGCCATGGCGGGTCTCCTCGAGGTCCACCGCGCGACTTCGGCCGGGCCGGACCTCCTCGACCTCAGCCACGCGAGGCTGTCTTTCTTCCCAGCGCACCCCCTcgtccctctccctcctccagatggcgccgcgcgccatggcggACCGCGACGGCCTCCGCAGCATGCCATGGCGGGccacctcgagctccgccggccggaTCCGCACGAGGTCACCATGGCAGAGCTCGTGGTGGCGTCCAGCGGCGGTGGTACCCCGCACCTGCAGTACCCACTACCTGCAGTACCCCGCACCCCAGAACGCCGGCCAGCCGGGCGGCCAGTGCCGCCGGCATCCATGGCCAGGAGCGCTTCGAGCTCTCCTATTTAGGCAGAGGCGGCTCCAAAGGGTGGACCGGGTCTCGGCGCTTCGACGTCCGCCGCGCGTCTCGACGTCTCTCCGTCTCGGACTGTCTCTCGGAGTATCTCCGAATCCAAATCGCTCCGCGTCTCTGCTCCCTCGGTCAGTCCGTGCAGGTTTTGGGGCAGCGGCATGGCGCCGCGGTGGCCGACGAGCGGCGGCCGCAGGTACTGCCGATTCGTCCGCGCTTGGAAATTTGGGAGCTGCCGCCAGTACCGATCTCCTCTGCCCTCCCATATGGCCATACAGCCCCCACCCCTGCATTTCGTTGGAAGCAGCAACTTGCATGCAGTTGCTGAGGAATCGATCCTGCTGCATCAAACCCCCAGCGAG ATCTGAACCTTTCCTCCTCCCTAGTAAGGTTGCAATCCCTGTGGCTAAGAATGAATCTACAGAACTGACTTCTCCAAGCAGCAGGCGATTAGCCTAA